Proteins co-encoded in one Paracrocinitomix mangrovi genomic window:
- a CDS encoding response regulator: MSKKIVLIEDNDEVRENIQEILELADYEVIAGENGKIGVDLVKKHSPDLVLCDIMMPELDGYGVLHMLSRNAETSKIPFIFLTAKSENEDFRKGMNMGADDYLTKPFDDVQLLNAVEKRLDRISRFAQDFDGSHEGLNNFVQEAGVQDLEALTQSSRIKKYNKKDNVYFEGDYPGFLYFVKSGKLKTSKMNEDGKDFVTGLYKEGDFLGYMALIKDHSYEEAAIALEPTELVLIPREEFIQLLNGSKEVSMKFIKMLAGSISEKQEELLNLAYDSVRKRVADALLKLADTYKEENGDNFTMSISRDDLAAIVGTATESVIRTLSEFKADGYISIKGSNITIIEESELRNFRF; the protein is encoded by the coding sequence ATGAGCAAAAAAATAGTTTTAATCGAGGACAACGACGAAGTACGTGAAAATATCCAGGAAATTCTTGAATTAGCAGATTACGAAGTAATAGCTGGAGAGAATGGTAAAATTGGAGTTGATTTGGTAAAAAAACACTCACCTGACCTGGTTTTATGTGACATTATGATGCCTGAACTTGATGGCTATGGTGTGTTACACATGCTAAGTAGAAATGCAGAAACATCTAAAATCCCTTTTATTTTTCTTACCGCTAAATCTGAAAATGAAGATTTTAGAAAAGGTATGAATATGGGGGCTGATGACTACTTAACCAAGCCATTTGATGATGTACAATTGTTAAATGCTGTAGAAAAAAGGTTGGATAGAATTTCTAGATTTGCTCAAGATTTTGACGGTTCTCATGAGGGATTAAACAATTTTGTTCAGGAAGCAGGTGTACAAGATTTAGAGGCGCTTACGCAAAGCAGTAGGATAAAAAAGTACAACAAAAAAGACAATGTTTACTTTGAAGGTGATTATCCCGGATTTTTATACTTTGTTAAAAGCGGTAAATTAAAAACCAGTAAAATGAATGAAGACGGAAAAGACTTCGTCACTGGTTTATACAAAGAAGGTGATTTTCTTGGCTATATGGCCCTTATTAAAGATCACTCATATGAAGAGGCAGCTATAGCCTTAGAACCAACTGAATTGGTTTTAATTCCAAGAGAAGAATTTATTCAACTCTTAAATGGTTCAAAAGAAGTTTCCATGAAGTTCATTAAAATGCTTGCCGGTTCAATTTCTGAAAAGCAAGAAGAACTTTTAAACCTTGCCTATGACTCAGTTAGAAAAAGAGTGGCAGATGCCTTATTAAAACTTGCTGATACATACAAAGAAGAAAATGGAGACAATTTCACCATGTCCATTTCAAGAGATGATTTGGCAGCCATTGTTGGTACCGCAACTGAATCTGTAATCAGAACTTTATCTGAGTTTAAGGCAGACGGCTACATCAGCATTAAAGGCTCAAACATTACAATTATTGAAGAAAGCGAACTGAGAAATTTCAGATTCTAG
- a CDS encoding sensor histidine kinase, which yields MPESEIEDIYHVLFDTIAEGLLIADKEGKIVMANPSVHSMFGYEQGELIGEKVEKLIPPEARDVHVKHRSDYHDKPRKRQMGRNRNLHAVKKNGELFQVEVSLNHFNKNNHFLVAAIVTDVTERVKQQKEIQELNRNLEEKVKKRTKEVFESQKLYSAIATNFPNGTINVFDEDLNYLFVEGLELAELGIDTSKLIGTSYLDKIAQKLRPKLEKELREAFKGSHKDFELKHQNAYYRINAVPLSSIGETGKIDKILVVEENITQQKMIEKQREEALQKEKQLNEMKSRFVSMASHEFRTPLSTVLSSVSLIEKYIELENFEKTEKHIGRIKNSVANLTEILNDFLSVEKLESNKSSVDKIEFNFNDFLNDVIEELKVICKKDQHCKVDFIEGDSTIISDPKILKNVLYNLISNAIKYSGEGKNIYISTSLKENKLHTSIKDEGIGIPTEDQQELFGRFFRAKNASNIKGTGLGLNIVKRYLDLLKGDITFESTLGEGSTFNFYIPIK from the coding sequence ATGCCTGAATCAGAAATTGAGGACATATATCACGTACTTTTTGACACCATTGCGGAAGGTCTTTTGATCGCAGATAAAGAGGGTAAAATTGTAATGGCCAATCCAAGCGTTCACAGTATGTTTGGTTATGAGCAAGGTGAATTAATTGGTGAAAAAGTAGAAAAACTAATTCCTCCTGAGGCCAGAGATGTTCATGTTAAGCACAGAAGTGATTATCATGACAAGCCCAGAAAAAGGCAAATGGGAAGAAACAGAAACTTACATGCTGTTAAAAAAAATGGAGAATTATTTCAAGTTGAAGTAAGTTTAAATCACTTCAACAAAAACAACCATTTTCTAGTGGCAGCCATTGTTACAGATGTTACTGAAAGGGTAAAACAACAAAAAGAGATTCAAGAACTCAATAGGAACCTAGAAGAAAAAGTTAAGAAGAGAACCAAGGAAGTTTTTGAAAGTCAGAAATTGTATTCAGCCATTGCTACAAACTTTCCAAATGGAACAATTAATGTTTTTGATGAAGATTTGAATTATTTGTTCGTTGAGGGATTAGAACTAGCAGAATTAGGGATTGACACTAGCAAATTAATTGGTACAAGTTACCTTGATAAGATTGCTCAAAAACTACGTCCAAAACTGGAAAAAGAGCTTCGAGAAGCATTTAAAGGCTCACATAAAGACTTTGAATTAAAGCATCAAAATGCTTATTACAGAATCAATGCAGTGCCATTAAGCTCAATCGGTGAAACCGGGAAAATTGACAAAATATTGGTGGTTGAAGAAAATATCACTCAACAAAAAATGATAGAAAAGCAAAGAGAAGAGGCTTTGCAAAAGGAGAAACAACTGAACGAAATGAAATCTCGATTCGTTTCAATGGCTTCTCATGAGTTTAGAACACCTTTGAGTACTGTTTTATCATCAGTTTCACTTATTGAAAAATACATTGAACTAGAGAATTTTGAAAAAACCGAAAAACACATAGGTCGAATTAAAAACTCTGTAGCCAATTTGACTGAGATACTTAATGACTTCTTATCTGTTGAAAAACTTGAAAGCAACAAGAGTTCGGTGGATAAAATTGAGTTCAACTTTAATGACTTTTTAAATGATGTTATTGAAGAGCTTAAAGTGATTTGTAAGAAAGATCAGCATTGCAAAGTAGATTTTATTGAAGGAGACAGCACAATAATCTCTGATCCTAAAATTCTAAAGAATGTACTTTATAACCTGATTTCAAATGCCATAAAGTACTCAGGAGAAGGTAAAAATATTTATATTTCGACATCACTCAAAGAAAATAAATTGCATACATCCATTAAAGATGAAGGTATTGGAATTCCAACTGAAGACCAACAGGAACTTTTCGGTAGATTTTTCAGAGCAAAAAACGCCAGTAACATAAAAGGAACTGGTTTGGGTTTGAATATCGTAAAACGATATCTGGATTTATTAAAAGGAGACATTACCTTTGAAAGCACTTTAGGAGAAGGCAGCACCTTTAATTTTTATATACCTATCAAATGA
- a CDS encoding heavy metal translocating P-type ATPase has product MQCYHCSQTCEETIYFDDKVFCCEGCKTVYTVLHENGMEKFYSLDQNAGFRTDSTDKRFDFLNLEEVQEKLLLFSDGGISRVKFSLPQIHCSSCLWLLERLHKFNPAIIQCQVFFAEKEAEITFNNEEISLKQIAEILTSIGYVPNISLSDLDQKKSDRVNRKLLIQIGLTGFCFGNIMLLSFPEYVGLDEADKSFQQTFNYLNLILSVPVLIFGARDYIISSYKALANKHINIDVPITLGIIALYTRSAYEILSGTGAGYFDSFAGLIFFLLIGKWFQQKTYKAINFDRDYRSYFPISASRKNGDEEEVIALKNVGVGDRLVIRNNELIPADAILIEGNGRIDYSFVSGESMLIKKNQGDKVYAGGRQIGSSLVVEVIKEIENSYLTRLWNNPVFKKDKNRKSIVDNISKYFTIAILLISAIAALVWYQIDPDKMPFVITSVLIVACPCALALSAPFTFGNMIRRLGEKDFFLRSTDVIEPLTEITDIVFDKTGTLTDNSKTEVVWSGTDLTDDLKSKIASISKQSSHPLSRNIYKFLSKYDSNIELDELEEFAGKGIEAKIGDDLYKMGSADWLGIHINYKGSCVVITENNEVLGYFEFHNQYRSEISTLISTFQDKYLLHVLSGDNDTEADRLRALMGDKVVLKFNQSPEDKLQYIADLQTQGSNVMMIGDGLNDAGALKQANVGVAVVDDVYSFSPSSDAIISGKKLIALKEYINYAFQGIDVIRISYIFSFIYNVIGLSFALTGQLTPLIAAILMPLSSISVVSLVTLLTNLKSRKLN; this is encoded by the coding sequence ATGCAGTGTTATCATTGCTCACAAACATGCGAAGAAACCATTTACTTTGACGACAAAGTTTTTTGTTGTGAAGGATGCAAAACTGTTTATACCGTTTTGCATGAAAATGGAATGGAGAAGTTTTACAGTTTAGATCAGAATGCTGGTTTTAGAACTGATTCAACAGATAAAAGATTCGATTTTTTAAATCTTGAAGAAGTTCAGGAAAAACTTTTGTTGTTTTCAGATGGTGGAATAAGTAGAGTAAAGTTTTCATTGCCGCAAATACATTGCAGTTCTTGTTTGTGGTTGTTAGAAAGGTTGCATAAATTCAATCCTGCTATTATTCAGTGTCAGGTGTTTTTTGCTGAAAAAGAGGCTGAAATCACCTTTAATAATGAAGAAATATCGCTTAAACAAATTGCTGAAATACTAACTTCTATTGGGTATGTTCCAAATATTTCATTGAGTGATTTAGACCAAAAGAAGAGTGACAGGGTTAATAGAAAATTGCTAATTCAAATTGGATTAACCGGATTTTGTTTTGGTAATATCATGTTACTAAGTTTCCCTGAGTATGTAGGTTTGGATGAGGCAGATAAATCATTTCAACAAACTTTCAATTATTTGAACTTAATCTTATCTGTTCCGGTTTTGATTTTTGGCGCCAGGGATTATATCATTTCATCATATAAGGCTTTAGCAAACAAACACATTAATATTGATGTCCCAATTACTTTGGGGATTATAGCCCTATATACAAGATCCGCCTATGAGATATTAAGTGGAACAGGAGCGGGATACTTTGATTCTTTTGCCGGTTTAATATTCTTTTTACTTATAGGTAAATGGTTCCAGCAAAAAACGTACAAAGCCATAAATTTTGACAGAGATTACAGATCTTATTTTCCTATTTCAGCTTCACGTAAAAATGGAGATGAAGAAGAAGTAATAGCTCTTAAGAATGTAGGGGTGGGAGATAGATTGGTGATTAGAAATAATGAGTTAATTCCTGCAGATGCTATTTTAATTGAAGGGAATGGCAGAATTGATTACAGTTTTGTTTCCGGAGAATCCATGTTGATCAAAAAGAACCAGGGAGATAAAGTTTATGCAGGAGGTAGACAAATAGGTTCTTCATTAGTTGTTGAGGTTATTAAAGAGATTGAGAATTCGTATCTCACGAGACTTTGGAACAATCCGGTATTTAAAAAGGACAAAAACAGAAAATCCATAGTTGATAACATTAGTAAGTATTTTACTATTGCAATTTTGTTGATTTCGGCTATTGCGGCTTTAGTTTGGTATCAAATTGATCCTGACAAAATGCCATTTGTAATAACGTCCGTACTTATTGTTGCCTGTCCTTGTGCTTTGGCCTTATCCGCGCCATTTACTTTTGGAAACATGATAAGAAGGTTGGGGGAGAAAGACTTTTTTCTTAGATCTACAGATGTGATAGAACCATTGACTGAAATTACAGATATAGTTTTTGATAAGACGGGAACATTAACAGATAACAGTAAAACAGAGGTTGTATGGTCGGGTACTGATTTAACAGATGATCTTAAATCAAAAATTGCTTCAATAAGTAAGCAGTCCTCACATCCCCTTAGCAGAAATATCTATAAGTTTTTATCTAAGTATGATTCAAATATCGAGTTAGATGAGCTGGAAGAATTTGCAGGAAAAGGAATAGAAGCCAAAATTGGAGACGATCTTTATAAAATGGGATCTGCAGATTGGTTAGGGATTCACATAAATTATAAAGGCAGTTGTGTAGTAATTACAGAAAATAATGAGGTGTTAGGATATTTTGAGTTTCACAATCAGTACAGATCAGAGATCAGCACATTGATTTCAACCTTTCAGGATAAGTATTTGTTACATGTTTTATCCGGAGATAATGATACTGAAGCTGACAGATTGAGAGCTTTAATGGGTGATAAAGTAGTGCTAAAATTCAATCAAAGCCCCGAAGATAAACTGCAATATATTGCTGATTTGCAAACTCAGGGCAGCAATGTAATGATGATTGGTGATGGTTTGAATGATGCCGGTGCTTTAAAACAAGCCAATGTGGGTGTTGCTGTAGTTGATGACGTTTATTCTTTTTCTCCTTCTTCAGATGCTATTATATCAGGAAAAAAGCTAATTGCTTTAAAGGAGTATATCAATTATGCTTTTCAAGGAATTGATGTAATAAGAATTAGTTATATATTCTCATTTATCTACAATGTAATTGGATTGTCTTTTGCTTTAACTGGTCAGCTAACGCCATTAATAGCAGCAATCTTAATGCCTTTGAGTTCGATCTCTGTGGTGTCTTTGGTTACCTTGCTAACCAATTTAAAAAGCAGAAAATTAAATTGA
- a CDS encoding sulfite exporter TauE/SafE family protein, giving the protein MLWSAFILGAMGSWHCVGMCGPIALMVPGSKGKNKLIAAGLYNLGKVSAYVLIGLLFGLFTAFIDSFKVQAIITISVGVVIGLLALIPSILNYAEKKGFKLFSTLINFKNKLSQVVAKHRLDYGLYIGFFNGFIPCGMVYIAALGAMIQPSLLESVLYMVFFGIGTMPALSAVILASGFIKSKLKFNPAKVRLVAFLLLSAFMMYKGISQLNTKIEQPKEGDHFQICEQASI; this is encoded by the coding sequence ATGCTTTGGTCTGCATTCATATTAGGAGCAATGGGCAGCTGGCACTGTGTTGGCATGTGTGGCCCTATTGCTTTAATGGTTCCCGGATCTAAAGGGAAAAACAAGCTAATTGCGGCAGGTCTTTATAACCTTGGAAAAGTATCTGCATACGTTTTAATAGGCTTGTTATTTGGCCTTTTTACAGCATTTATTGACTCATTTAAAGTTCAGGCAATTATCACCATTTCAGTAGGAGTTGTGATCGGACTGTTGGCATTAATTCCTTCTATTTTAAATTATGCAGAAAAGAAAGGATTTAAGCTCTTTTCCACTCTGATTAACTTCAAAAATAAGCTAAGTCAAGTTGTTGCAAAACACAGATTAGATTACGGCTTATATATAGGATTCTTTAATGGATTTATTCCTTGTGGGATGGTTTACATTGCTGCTTTGGGAGCCATGATTCAACCTTCGCTTTTAGAAAGTGTTTTATACATGGTGTTTTTTGGTATTGGTACTATGCCAGCCTTGTCTGCTGTAATTCTAGCATCTGGCTTCATAAAATCAAAACTAAAGTTCAATCCTGCCAAAGTTAGATTGGTTGCATTCTTATTGCTAAGCGCCTTTATGATGTACAAAGGCATCTCACAACTGAACACAAAAATTGAACAGCCTAAAGAAGGTGATCACTTTCAAATTTGTGAACAAGCCTCAATTTAA
- a CDS encoding FixH family protein, translating into MNWGKGITIGIAAFMLFILSFVYRATQYEAELVTDNYYEEEVNIDKDKVSRKNYKELNENVNIIQKEEGVCFHFPENVQNSEGTIEFYRADGKIFDRTFSIEADNNGDQCLPYEEFVKGRYDVSVRWNDKQKDYLFEDDIQF; encoded by the coding sequence ATGAATTGGGGTAAAGGAATTACAATAGGAATTGCAGCATTTATGCTTTTCATTCTATCTTTTGTATATCGTGCAACTCAGTATGAAGCTGAATTAGTAACTGATAATTACTACGAAGAAGAAGTGAATATTGACAAAGATAAAGTCAGCAGAAAAAACTACAAGGAACTAAATGAAAACGTGAACATTATTCAAAAAGAAGAGGGTGTATGTTTTCATTTTCCCGAAAATGTTCAAAATTCAGAAGGAACAATTGAGTTTTACAGAGCAGACGGTAAAATATTTGATAGAACTTTTTCAATTGAAGCAGACAACAACGGAGATCAATGTTTGCCTTATGAAGAGTTTGTAAAGGGTAGATATGATGTTTCTGTCAGATGGAATGACAAGCAAAAGGATTATCTATTTGAAGATGACATTCAATTTTAA
- the ccoG gene encoding cytochrome c oxidase accessory protein CcoG has protein sequence MSNEQRFEEEFRDSISTVDEKGKRVWVFPKKQKGKYFNRRSIVAYTLLTILFIGPFLKINGEPLLMLNILERKFVIFGQIFWPSDMFIFAIGLISFIVLVIVFTVVFGRLFCGWVCPQTVFMEMVFRRIEYLIDGDWTQQKKLDKMPWNGYKIRKRILKWGIFWLISFAIANTFLAYIIGIEELKAIIIDSPSNHIGGLIAIVLFTTVFFAVFTWFREQVCTTVCPYGRLQGVLLDKNSIVVAYDHERGEGRAKFKKNEDRKAEGKGDCIDCNQCVHVCPTGIDIRNGTQLECVNCTLCMDACDFMMDNVGLEKGLIKYASEDEISTKKPWKLTLRAKAYIVLMFAIVGLLATLILTRDAVETTIIRADGTTYQKIDDHTYSNIFKGSFMNKSNEDHTVTMEVLSGNATVEIVGGSFELPKGEIIRREFVVKMSNDNIEGPDTPVEIGIYSKGKLIEQETIDFAGPGF, from the coding sequence ATGAGTAATGAACAAAGATTTGAAGAAGAGTTTAGAGACTCTATTTCAACTGTAGATGAAAAGGGAAAACGTGTGTGGGTTTTCCCTAAGAAACAGAAAGGAAAGTATTTTAACAGAAGAAGTATAGTAGCCTACACACTACTTACAATTCTCTTTATTGGTCCATTTTTAAAGATCAATGGAGAGCCACTGCTGATGTTGAATATTTTGGAAAGAAAGTTTGTCATTTTTGGACAAATTTTCTGGCCATCTGACATGTTCATTTTTGCCATAGGACTAATTTCATTTATAGTTCTGGTAATTGTTTTTACCGTCGTTTTCGGTCGACTCTTTTGCGGTTGGGTATGCCCTCAAACGGTATTCATGGAAATGGTATTTAGACGAATTGAATACCTGATTGATGGTGATTGGACTCAGCAAAAGAAATTGGATAAAATGCCATGGAACGGCTATAAAATCAGAAAAAGAATCCTAAAATGGGGTATTTTCTGGTTAATCTCTTTTGCAATTGCTAACACATTTTTAGCATACATTATTGGTATTGAAGAATTAAAAGCTATTATCATAGACAGCCCATCAAATCACATAGGAGGACTGATTGCTATAGTTTTATTTACCACGGTATTTTTTGCCGTATTTACCTGGTTCAGAGAACAAGTATGTACTACAGTTTGTCCTTATGGAAGACTCCAAGGAGTTTTACTTGATAAAAACTCAATTGTAGTTGCTTATGATCATGAAAGAGGTGAAGGAAGAGCCAAATTCAAAAAGAATGAAGACAGAAAAGCGGAAGGCAAAGGAGACTGTATAGACTGCAACCAATGTGTACATGTTTGTCCTACAGGAATTGACATTAGAAATGGAACTCAATTAGAATGTGTAAACTGTACTTTATGTATGGATGCATGTGATTTCATGATGGATAATGTTGGACTTGAAAAAGGACTGATCAAATACGCATCTGAGGATGAAATCTCCACAAAAAAACCATGGAAGCTAACATTACGAGCCAAAGCTTACATTGTTTTGATGTTTGCTATAGTTGGATTACTGGCAACATTGATTTTAACAAGAGATGCGGTTGAAACTACCATCATTAGAGCAGATGGAACAACTTATCAAAAAATTGATGATCACACCTACTCTAACATTTTCAAAGGAAGTTTTATGAATAAGTCAAATGAGGATCACACTGTTACTATGGAAGTTTTGAGTGGAAATGCAACTGTAGAGATTGTAGGTGGATCTTTTGAACTTCCTAAAGGAGAAATAATAAGAAGAGAATTCGTTGTGAAAATGTCAAATGACAATATTGAAGGACCGGACACGCCTGTTGAAATAGGAATCTATTCAAAAGGAAAATTGATTGAGCAAGAAACAATCGATTTTGCAGGTCCTGGATTTTAA
- a CDS encoding cbb3-type cytochrome c oxidase N-terminal domain-containing protein gives MKQLLNVKQLLLSFAIIAFGKVGFSQDAAEVVNTVAEKSRPMYERMGMSSNQLFVLMMTVTILLVAITVGMALNLSKVVKFKMNKDLNKGIKVIALILALGVSGNTFAAEAYEPMSMEIPFSDEAFWGLVVFDICLVFMILYLSRMMNLFMSEYAPAKKFKLWARFQKQLTDAKPIEEEGSILLDHDYDGIKELDNNLPPWWKYGFYITIAWAFVYFIYYNVPGGGPTQEQELEANIEKGLIEVAEYKAAHPELVTEESAVFLDDAATINEGRNIFVQNCQTCHMDGGRGGAGPNLTDDYWIYGPSMQEMFHTIYNGANNGMRAWKNDLNGLQIQAVASYINQLDPILPPEGQEPKGDYFPPEE, from the coding sequence ATGAAACAGCTATTGAACGTTAAACAATTACTATTAAGCTTTGCCATAATAGCATTTGGTAAAGTAGGATTTTCTCAAGATGCTGCCGAAGTTGTAAATACGGTTGCGGAGAAAAGTCGCCCCATGTATGAAAGAATGGGGATGTCATCTAATCAGCTTTTTGTGCTCATGATGACTGTCACCATCCTTTTGGTTGCAATTACTGTAGGGATGGCACTTAACTTGAGTAAAGTTGTGAAGTTTAAAATGAACAAAGACCTCAACAAAGGTATTAAGGTTATCGCTTTAATTCTTGCGCTAGGGGTTAGTGGAAATACTTTTGCAGCTGAAGCTTACGAACCAATGTCAATGGAAATTCCGTTTTCGGATGAAGCGTTTTGGGGATTAGTAGTATTTGACATCTGTTTAGTATTTATGATCCTTTATCTGTCAAGAATGATGAATTTATTCATGTCAGAATATGCACCGGCTAAAAAATTCAAGCTGTGGGCAAGATTCCAAAAACAATTGACGGATGCTAAACCAATTGAAGAAGAAGGTTCGATTTTATTAGATCATGACTATGATGGTATTAAGGAATTGGACAACAATTTACCACCTTGGTGGAAGTATGGTTTTTACATCACAATTGCTTGGGCGTTTGTATACTTTATTTATTACAATGTTCCAGGTGGAGGACCAACTCAAGAACAAGAACTGGAAGCCAATATTGAAAAAGGGTTAATTGAGGTTGCCGAGTACAAAGCAGCTCACCCTGAATTAGTAACTGAAGAATCTGCAGTTTTCTTGGATGATGCAGCAACAATTAATGAAGGAAGAAACATCTTTGTTCAAAACTGCCAAACATGCCACATGGATGGTGGACGAGGTGGTGCAGGTCCAAACCTTACTGATGATTATTGGATTTATGGTCCTTCAATGCAGGAAATGTTCCATACCATTTACAATGGTGCAAACAACGGGATGAGAGCCTGGAAAAATGACCTAAACGGATTACAGATTCAGGCTGTGGCTTCGTACATTAACCAACTGGATCCTATTCTTCCACCAGAAGGACAAGAACCTAAAGGAGATTATTTTCCTCCGGAGGAATAA
- a CDS encoding CcoQ/FixQ family Cbb3-type cytochrome c oxidase assembly chaperone has translation MLSDIKGYLNGIEGVEIYPIISFIIFFSFFIGLSFYVFKLKKSRVEELKNIPLDDEN, from the coding sequence ATGTTAAGCGATATTAAAGGATATTTAAACGGTATAGAAGGAGTGGAAATTTATCCAATCATCTCATTCATCATCTTCTTCTCATTTTTTATTGGTTTGAGCTTTTATGTGTTCAAGCTTAAAAAAAGTAGAGTTGAAGAATTAAAAAACATTCCATTAGACGACGAAAATTAA